gcctgaccacccttcccatgaaggaattttctctaatacccaacctaaacctcccctggcacagcctgaagccgtttccccttgtcctgtccccattccctgggagcagaacccgacccccccggctgtcccctcctgtcaggagttgagcagagccagaaggtcccccctgagcctccttctctccaggctgagccccttcccagctccctcagctgctcctcacaggacctgtgccctgtgccccagggaaaagcagggttTCCCTGAGGAGCCCTGCTCCAATCCCACGAGGGGGAAATGCAGTCACCTAGAGTTTAGCAGAGGAGGAGGCAATACCCAGCAAGGCAGAGAAGCTGTTGGGGGAGGTGAGCCAGCTCCCACCATCCACGACCAGGGTGGTGCCGGTGACGTAGGATGAGAGGGGGCTGGCCAGGTACAGGGTGCTGTGCGCGATCTCAGTCTTGTTCCCCGCGCGCTGCAGCGGGATCACGGAGAACTGGTTGGATTTCTCAGCAAATTTCCCACctaaaaaaggcaggaaaaagtCAGTTTGGACCATGGTCCACCACCATGGCTggccaggcactgcagcactgcccacGGGGCTGGCTGAGCGCTCCTGGGAACTGGGatgaggtcctggcacagccctggcacacaaACCCAGGAAGATTTAAAGAAGTGCCCAAGCCCAGCAGGGATTTTGTACTGACACAGAGATCAAGGACCTCAGAAAGCTtcagaaccatggaatggttggaGTTGGGAGGgatctctccttctcctcccctgccatgggcagggacaccttccactgtcccaggctgctccaagccctgtccaacctgcccttgggcactgccagggatccaggggcagccccagctgctctgggcaccctgtgccagggcctgcccaccctgccagggaacaattcctaattcccaatatcccatccggccctgccctctggcagtgggaagccctGTACAGCACTCCTGGAGCCtcttcaggccctggaagggaTTCCTCGGTCTCCatggccccagagcagaggtgctccagcccctggagtATCTCTATGGCCTCTGGACCTACTCTAAGAGCTCCAGGTCCTTCCCATCCTCTGGGGCTGCACCAGCACTCTGCTGATGGACTACAAGAGCCAACCCCTCAGGCAGGGCTGAGTTTTGGGGGAGCACGTTCCATCATGGCATCAGAGAGCCCAAACTGCTGCCAAACCAGTGCCCTGGGAGGTACCAGGGATGTGGGAAGGGCtgttcccacagagctgtgccagccaaGCCACAGCCCAGCCGTGCCCAGCAGCAACCCCCCATGAGCTGTGTGGCACTGGgggtccctcccagtcccctcccagcagggcagtgccacgGCAGGGCTGTGAGCCCAGGCTGCCTCACCCAGGCGTCGGAAGCCCTCGGTGCCCGAGATGGGGCCGGGGGCCAGGCTGTTCACACGGATGTTGTTGGGTCCCCACTCCACTGCAAGGTGACGGGTCATGGCATCTGGGGAGGGATTGCAACAGCAGTGAGAAATGAGGAGCACAGTCATGCCAGCAACTTctttggagggggaaaaaaatgccacagaaCAGTCTGGCTGAGAGCAAAAGGCCCTGGAGGGGAGAAGAGCCTCATCCCAAACCCAGGCATGCAGTAACCACACCAATTCACCCCCACTGCCCCTCCCCAAGGTATCTTCCATGGCAGTATTTAGGAAGGACTGGCTTCTTTCCTGGCCCCACGTGgctcagagccccagcagcGCGTGTTGAGGTACCTATGGCAGCCTTGGCAGCCCCAGCGTGCACCTGCAGGGCCTGCCCTCGGTAGCTCAGGGTCGCCGTGATGTTAACGATGACCCCGCCGTGGtcctgggaaggaaagcagacaTGGAgtcaggcagggagcagcacaaggGCTCACAGAGGGCTCTGAGAGACACGAGAGCTGGGCTTGGAGGGACAGTCACCCATGGGCCCCAAGCCATCACTGGGGCAGCTCTACCCACTGAATCtcaggggtggggcagccagcagggccctgctggagAGGTGGGACATGCAGGGTAGAAGGAAAGGCCAAGGGaaagtggcagagctggagagggagcaggagatCACAGCTTCTCCAGGTGGCAAAGCATGGAAAGGTGCTGcaacagcacagagccccagggcaAGGGACAGAAGGAGCCCCAGTGCAGGGCAAGGATCCCTGGAAGGGAAAGAGTGGATCCGTGCAAGGGTCCTTCCACTTCCCTGATCTCCCCAGGAGCACAGTGTGGTTTGACACTATCCCCTGCCTACAAGAGCCTCTCCTCAGAGTCCCCGGCTCTGTGCCACTTACCCGGAAATATTTCTCAAAGAGGACTTTGGAGGCGTTGAAGGTGCCCATGGTGTCGATGTCTATCACTGTCTTGAAGGCGTTGAAGGACAGGGCACTGGCTGGGCACAGGAAGTTCCCTGCAGCACCTGAACCAGAGGAACAGGCAAAACAGGGCTGGGACAGATGTCAGGGCCCTTCTGTGACAGGGAGGGTGAGGAACAATATCTGcatgcaggagagcagcacatgGAGACAGCCCTGCTAAGGGATAAActggtggctctgggtgcccagcagcacagccagcacgagaggagcagggatgatCCACACCTAGACAAACAGGGATGGCCATGTACCACACACAGatctctgcttcctctgtgCCCCCAGGAAAACACCCTGGCCAGCAGCGAGCCCAAAGCCTGCCCTCTGCAGGCTCACCATTAATGAGGATGTCAATCCTCTTGAACTCCTGCAGTGCCTCGTCCACCGCTGCCGCGATGGTCTGGGGCTGCCGGACGTCGATGCACaggggcaggcactgctgccctgTGGCTGCCACCAGCTTCTTCGAGGCCTGCAAGAACAAAAAGACACTTGAGAGAGCCTGGCTGCACCCTGCTAGCCCTGGGGTAGCCAGGGAAAGCTCCTGCATGGTGCATCCCAGCAtgctgggctggctgagccCAGATACCTGCGTGGGCTGCTGtggacacagcacagcccaggcaacATCTCTGCAGGGCAAGTACAAAGGTTGCACCCCAGCAAGGCTCTTTTGGCATGAGCACAGGCACAATCGCCCTTTAGATCCAAAAAGTCAGTGGGCAAAAGGGCAAGGACAGAGAGacggagcagctctgcagctcagggttTATCACAAGCCACCCCTATGGCTCATTAAGAGTAAGATTTTCCCCAGCAAATTAAGCACAGGGGACACACACAAGCTCAGCAGCAACTCCACGCaacacccagagctgctccagcttctCTTTTGGGCTCTGTGAGAGGTCTTGAGCCCCAACAACATACGGGTGCACAAGCAGCTGGAGTCCTGGACTGCACATTCTGTGGCCTCAGAAGACTCTGGCCCCTGAGGACTAAAGACCTGCTGAGCCAGCTTCTTCTGGCACATGACCCTGAGGGGGTGGGAAATGACAGCCAACCACACCTGCACCGTCCCCTCTGCCCCAAAACACAGGACACCTGTGCAACCCACAAGCCACACAGCCCCTGGCGTCTGCTCCTACTCCACACTGAGCTTTCAGCCCAGCcttgggctctgccctgctgacaAACCTCCCCCACAGCTCACTTCTGTCTCTCTCCCCCACAAAAAGCCATCACGATCATGGAATAGCCCCCACAAAGCAGGTTCCAGGTGAacggagctgtgctggaggtgcGGTGGGTGCAGCCCCAAACCCACACCCACCGTGCCCAGCACCGCCCGGGGCGGCAGGCTGGCGAGcgctgggaggcactgggaagccattcctcctGCTGCACTACTCCCAGGGCTCCCGGCTACACCGGGAGAGAGCCGAAGGCTTTCGGGGGCTCGCAGGGTGCCGGAGCCCGGACTCACCTCGGCCACCCGCTGCAGGTTCCTGCTGGCAATGACGGTGCGGCAGCCGTGCCTGCGGGGAAGGGGCAGGTGAGACGGGCCGGGCTCCTCGGCAGCACCTCGGCATCACCGGCAGCTCGGGTGCTCCCTGCAGGAACTGCTGCGGCTCCAGGCCCGCAGCGCGGGAGAGGCAGGGCCCGTCCCCGGAGCCTCCCTGAGGGCTCTGCCGCCCTCGGCCTCACATCCCGGCTCTTCCAGGGCCTGGCAGCGCAGCGGGGAAAGGGACGGGACgggggagagagaagagaagagcagggggtgaagaggaggaaagtgcgggaaaagaagggaagaggcgggaagagaagaagggaacgggggaaagaagaagggaaggaggagacgGCCCCACCGCAGGCGCTCCCGCACCTCATGAAGATCTCGGCGATGCGGAAGCCGatgccggagccgccgccggtGATGAAGGCCACCTGGCCCCTGTGGGACAGAGGCACGGTCAGAGCCGGGGCCCGGGGACGCGGCCCCCGCGGGCCCCCCGGAGCGCCGGGACTCACTCGAGCAGGTCGGGGCTGAGCAGGTGCCGGTACTGGGGCAGACACTCGTCCCCGTCCTCGTCCGGGGGCACCTGCGCGGCCATGGCGGCCTCGGCCATGGCGGGGGCGGCGCTGCTCACTGCGCCTGCGCGGGCGCCGCCGCCGTCGCCTGGCAACGTGGGGGGCGCTCCGGGACACAGCGACACCGAGCGGCCACGGCGAGAACTGCAGCGCGGCGCGACCGGAGCCGCCCCGGAGATATCCCAGAGAGATATCCCAGAGAAATCCCAGGGAGAAATCCCAGGGAGAAATCCCAGGGAGAAATCCCAGGGAGATATCCCAGAGAGATATCCCAGAGATATCCGTGAGATATTCCAGAGAGATATCCCAGAGATATCCCAGtgctgtcccagtgctcccactgCTGTCCCCGTTCTGTCCCGGAGCTGTCCCAGTGATATCCACTGTGCCAGTGCTGTCCCGGTGCTTTCCGCAGTGTCCCAGTGGCCCCCGGTGCCACCCAGTGGTGTCTCAGCGCTTCACCGCTCtcagcagtgtcccagtgccacccagcagtgtcccagcagtgtcccgGTGGTtcccagtggctcccagtgTCGCACGGAGCCCGCACTTTTACCGCTCAGACCCCGCCCCGGTCTCTTCCCGtcacctgcagccccccagcacagcccagctcttcACAGGGCCCCCCAGTACAGTTCCAGTGCTCCCAGGGACATCCCGGGGGCTTCCTGAGCTTCCCAGTACAGCCTCAGTGTTCCCAGAGCTTCCCAGCGCTATCCCAGTTTCCCAAAGTGCTTCCCAGTACCGATCCAGTGCCCCTCAGGAACAGTCCGTGGACACCCAGAGCTTCTCAGAGTCTCCCAGGGACGTCCCAGTGCCTCACAAAGCTTCCCAGCGCCAAGCAGTTCCTTCCATGGATGTACCAGAGACATCCCAGAGCTTCCCAGTACAGCCCCAGTGTCCTCTGGGGACATCCCAGTACCTCCCAGAGTCTCCCAGTACAGCCCCAGTGCCCTCTGGGGACATGCCTCCCAGTACAGCCCCAGTGCCCTCTGGGGacatcccagtgcctcccagaGTCTCCCAGTACAGCCCCAGTGCCCTCTGGGGacatcccagtgcctcccagcaCTTCCTGGTGACATCCGAGGGAGGAGACTGGAGTCAGAGCTGGATCGCCGGGGTTTATTGGGAGCGAGGATGCCCCCGGACGGGACCGGCCCTAGAGCCCGTAGAtgttgtccctgtccctgctgtcccaggccACCAGCTCGTCCCGCTGGAACCAGAAGCCGATCTCCCGCCGGGCCGTCTCCACGGAGTCGCTGGCATGGACCACGTTCCTGcgaggggacagggatggggacctCGCCACGGCCCTGGGGTCCCGCCCCCGCGGCCCTACCTGGTGACGTGCACGCTGAGGTCCCCGCGGATTGTCCCCACGGCGCTGCTGTCCCCAACCATGGCCCGCGTGCACCGCACCACGTCGTAGCCCTCCCACACCTGCGGGACAGGGACAGATGAGTCCCCCGCGCCCCCGCgtcccccgggacccccgggctGTCCCCTCACCATGGCCACCACCGGCCCCGAGGTCATGTAGGCGACGAGCGCGGGGTAGAAGGGCTTCAGCCGCAGCTGCTCGTAGTGCTGCTCCACGAGCCTCCGGTCCGCC
This genomic window from Motacilla alba alba isolate MOTALB_02 chromosome 14, Motacilla_alba_V1.0_pri, whole genome shotgun sequence contains:
- the LOC119706989 gene encoding LOW QUALITY PROTEIN: nucleoside diphosphate kinase, mitochondrial-like (The sequence of the model RefSeq protein was modified relative to this genomic sequence to represent the inferred CDS: inserted 1 base in 1 codon), whose amino-acid sequence is MGSLGRCLARSLPRGQPGLSAPXGPRCYGSAPAALQERTLLVAKPDALQRRLLGDIIQRFERRGFKLVALKLLQADRRLVEQHYEQLRLKPFYPALVAYMTSGPVVAMVWEGYDVVRCTRAMVGDSSAVGTIRGDLSVHVTRNVVHASDSVETARREIGFWFQRDELVAWDSRDRDNIYGL
- the DECR2 gene encoding peroxisomal 2,4-dienoyl-CoA reductase isoform X2, which translates into the protein MAEAAMAAQVPPDEDGDECLPQYRHLLSPDLLEGQVAFITGGGSGIGFRIAEIFMRHGCRTVIASRNLQRVAEASKKLVAATGQQCLPLCIDVRQPQTIAAAVDEALQEFKRIDILINGAAGNFLCPASALSFNAFKTVIDIDTMGTFNASKVLFEKYFRDHGGVIVNITATLSYRGQALQVHAGAAKAAIDAMTRHLAVEWGPNNIRVNSLAPGPISGTEGFRRLGGKFAEKSNQFSVIPLQRAGNKTEIAHSTLYLASPLSSYVTGTTLVVDGGSWLTSPNSFSALLDVWAAGANQPH
- the DECR2 gene encoding peroxisomal 2,4-dienoyl-CoA reductase isoform X1 encodes the protein MAEAAMAAQVPPDEDGDECLPQYRHLLSPDLLEGQVAFITGGGSGIGFRIAEIFMRHGCRTVIASRNLQRVAEASKKLVAATGQQCLPLCIDVRQPQTIAAAVDEALQEFKRIDILINGAAGNFLCPASALSFNAFKTVIDIDTMGTFNASKVLFEKYFRDHGGVIVNITATLSYRGQALQVHAGAAKAAIDAMTRHLAVEWGPNNIRVNSLAPGPISGTEGFRRLGGKFAEKSNQFSVIPLQRAGNKTEIAHSTLYLASPLSSYVTGTTLVVDGGSWLTSPNSFSALLGIASSSAKL